The Bacillus carboniphilus genome contains a region encoding:
- a CDS encoding nitrite/sulfite reductase, with product MTYIKKWENQPNLNKVEKMKLKKDGLEIYNDIPKYAKEGFDSIPKEEWDLFKYAGLYLQRPKEDGYFMLRVNIPSGVLSYNQAIVLSSIAKDYGRGVYDITTRQAVQFHWLTIEDIPDIFNRLKSGGLSSAGACGDITRNIVGNPLAGIDGDELLDTRPIVEEIYQLFQRNSDFSNLPRKYKVSISSNVYNASNAEINCLSFIPATKKISGEEKVGFHVKVGGGLSSKPYLAETLNMFVLPEQVKDVAVAVTTIFRDYGYREKRHRARLKFLVADWGKEKFQDKLEEYVGEFPTLGKDETKGWNAGYFYGVHSQKQEGLSYVGLNIPVGRLRGEDIQNFANISKKYGDGELRHCNSQNLIIPNVKNENIDQLLEEPIIRNKYKVKPPIFMGYAVSCTGIEYCNLALVETKERMRELAKSLDERISLDVPVRIHIVGCPNSCGQRQIADIGLQGIKIKTKDKRLVEAFEIYIGGTLENGGEFNQKLKGKVEADQLLSALVYLLNQFKDQKKTGENFLKYIDRVGVDSIQETFNQWFLV from the coding sequence ATGACTTATATAAAAAAATGGGAGAACCAGCCTAACCTTAATAAGGTAGAAAAAATGAAGCTAAAAAAAGATGGCTTGGAAATATATAATGACATTCCTAAGTATGCAAAAGAAGGATTTGATTCCATTCCGAAAGAAGAGTGGGATTTGTTTAAATATGCAGGGCTCTATTTGCAGAGACCGAAAGAAGACGGTTACTTTATGCTAAGAGTAAACATTCCCTCAGGGGTTTTGTCTTATAATCAAGCGATCGTTTTATCAAGTATTGCCAAAGACTACGGCCGAGGTGTTTATGATATAACTACTAGGCAAGCGGTTCAATTTCATTGGTTGACAATCGAGGACATTCCAGACATCTTCAACCGATTGAAGTCAGGCGGATTATCATCTGCTGGAGCTTGTGGCGATATTACTAGAAATATTGTTGGAAATCCACTTGCGGGAATTGACGGAGACGAATTGTTAGATACAAGACCGATTGTTGAAGAAATCTATCAGTTGTTCCAGCGAAATTCTGATTTTTCAAACCTCCCTCGAAAATATAAAGTATCCATTAGCTCTAATGTGTATAATGCATCTAATGCAGAAATCAATTGTTTATCATTCATACCTGCTACAAAAAAAATAAGTGGTGAGGAAAAGGTTGGTTTTCACGTTAAGGTAGGAGGAGGGCTATCATCGAAGCCTTATTTAGCTGAAACGCTGAATATGTTTGTTCTACCTGAACAAGTGAAAGATGTAGCTGTAGCAGTAACAACAATTTTTAGAGATTATGGATACAGGGAAAAACGACATCGAGCGAGGCTCAAGTTTTTAGTTGCGGATTGGGGAAAGGAAAAATTTCAAGATAAATTAGAAGAGTATGTTGGGGAGTTCCCGACTTTAGGAAAAGATGAAACAAAAGGCTGGAATGCAGGTTATTTTTACGGTGTTCATTCACAAAAACAAGAAGGTTTATCTTATGTTGGATTGAATATTCCTGTTGGTCGTTTGAGAGGGGAAGATATCCAAAATTTTGCAAATATTTCTAAAAAGTATGGGGATGGTGAACTGAGGCATTGCAACTCTCAAAATTTAATTATCCCAAATGTAAAAAATGAAAATATCGATCAATTGCTTGAAGAACCTATTATTCGAAATAAATATAAAGTTAAGCCTCCTATATTTATGGGGTATGCAGTCTCATGTACAGGCATTGAATATTGTAATTTAGCATTAGTTGAAACGAAAGAAAGAATGAGGGAACTTGCGAAGTCTCTTGATGAAAGAATTTCCTTAGATGTTCCTGTTCGGATACATATCGTCGGTTGCCCAAATTCTTGTGGCCAAAGGCAAATTGCTGATATTGGGCTACAAGGAATTAAGATTAAAACAAAGGATAAGAGGTTAGTAGAGGCATTTGAAATTTATATTGGTGGGACCTTGGAGAATGGAGGGGAATTTAATCAAAAATTAAAAGGGAAAGTTGAAGCCGATCAATTATTGTCTGCATTAGTTTACTTATTAAATCAGTTTAAAGATCAGAAGAAGACAGGTGAGAATTTTTTGAAATATATTGATCGAGTGGGTGTCGATTCCATACAAGAAACGTTTAATCAATGGTTTTTAGTATGA
- a CDS encoding inorganic phosphate transporter, which translates to MEWIAIIISCFFALNIGASGAAASMGVAYGSKAINRNIHALFICAIAIYLGATIGGGEVIRTIGEGLIDPQFLTIKIVIVILLSATMSLFIANLLGIPPIDK; encoded by the coding sequence ATGGAATGGATTGCAATTATAATCAGTTGTTTTTTTGCTTTAAATATAGGTGCAAGCGGAGCCGCAGCCTCCATGGGAGTGGCGTACGGATCTAAAGCAATTAATCGAAACATTCATGCCCTTTTCATTTGTGCAATTGCTATTTATCTAGGGGCGACAATAGGTGGGGGGGAAGTAATCCGGACCATTGGTGAGGGGCTTATTGATCCACAATTCTTAACGATTAAGATCGTTATCGTTATTTTGCTTTCTGCCACAATGTCGTTGTTTATTGCCAACCTATTAGGAATCCCCCCTATCGACAAGTGA
- a CDS encoding DUF3906 family protein, translating to MNIYRFEVKCEQGLVPVIIIADTDEIAFKQVDIELEKYYISVPQIDEIVLYEKKNAKKTTGFVLAASFLEG from the coding sequence ATGAATATATATCGATTTGAAGTAAAGTGTGAGCAAGGATTGGTTCCTGTCATCATTATAGCAGACACGGACGAAATAGCGTTTAAACAAGTCGATATAGAATTAGAGAAGTACTATATATCAGTACCTCAAATTGATGAAATTGTTTTATATGAAAAGAAGAACGCTAAAAAAACGACAGGTTTTGTTTTAGCTGCTAGTTTCTTGGAGGGATGA
- the carB gene encoding carbamoyl-phosphate synthase large subunit produces the protein MPKRTDIKRILVVGSGPIIIGQAAEFDYSGTQACLALKEEGYEVILVNSNPATIMTDTEMADKVYIEPLTVESLSTIIRKERPDALLPTLGGQTGLNLAVDLSKAGVLEECSVEILGTKLSAIEKAEDRDLFRSLMNELNEPVPESEIVHNLEEAKTFVERIGYPVIVRPAYTLGGTGGGICENEDELNEIVVSGLKNSPVHQCLIEKSIAGFKEIEYEVMRDHQDHAIVVCNMENIDPVGVHTGDSIVVAPSQTLADREYQLLRNVSLKIIRALEIEGGCNVQLALDPHSFSYYVIEVNPRVSRSSALASKATGYPIAKLAAKIAVGLTLDEMKNPVTGMTYACFEPALDYIVTKIPRFPFDKFESANRRLGTQMKATGEVMAIGRTFEESLLKAVRSLEDDYHHIELKNAQQFENEIVEKRIRKAGDERLFYIAESMRRGYTVEDIYNYSQIDRFFLVKMEKIIHFEKVLLENKRNVEVLIEAKELGFSDYTIGQLWGMEEREVYEFRKKSGIMPVYKMVDTCASEFVSTTPYFYGTYEEENESISSSKQKVIVLGSGPIRIGQGIEFDYSTVHAVWAIQEAGYEAIIINNNPETVSTDFSISDKLYFEPLTIEDVMHVVDLEKPLGVVVQFGGQTAINLASELQERGVTILGTSLEDMDRAEDRDRFEHSLNELSIPQPLGKTAVSQEEAIEIANHIGYPVLVRPSYVLGGRAMEIVYYEEELIHYMNNAVKINPKHPVLIDQYVIGKEIEVDAISDGETVVIPGIMEHIERAGVHSGDSIAVYPPQTLSDSIKQHLIDYTERLARGLNIVGLLNIQFVLCKEQLFVLEVNPRSSRTVPFLSKITNVPMANVAAKVILGQSLTDLGYKNGMVKERKGVFVKVPVFSFAKLRRVDITLGPEMKSTGEVMGKDVTLEKALYKGLVASGIQIKQHGSVLLTVADKDKEDAILIAKRFHHIGYQLLATEGTANYLKAANIPVRVVNKIGSGEKTLLDVIRNGKAQFVINTLTRGKQPARDGFKIRRESVENGVPCLTSLDTAKAILRVLETMSFTTEAMTQLERVEVSD, from the coding sequence ATGCCAAAGCGTACAGATATAAAAAGAATATTAGTCGTTGGTTCTGGTCCTATTATTATCGGGCAAGCTGCTGAATTTGATTACTCTGGAACGCAAGCTTGTCTAGCATTGAAGGAAGAAGGATATGAAGTTATTTTAGTCAATTCCAACCCTGCTACGATCATGACAGATACAGAGATGGCGGACAAAGTGTATATTGAACCTTTAACGGTGGAGTCTTTAAGTACAATCATAAGAAAAGAGCGACCTGATGCCTTGCTACCAACATTAGGTGGTCAAACGGGTTTAAATTTAGCGGTCGATTTATCAAAGGCGGGTGTGTTAGAAGAATGCTCGGTCGAAATTTTAGGAACGAAATTATCGGCTATTGAAAAAGCAGAGGATCGAGATTTATTTAGGTCGTTAATGAACGAATTAAATGAACCTGTTCCTGAGAGTGAAATTGTTCACAACCTTGAAGAGGCGAAGACATTTGTTGAACGAATAGGCTATCCTGTCATCGTTAGACCTGCTTATACTCTTGGGGGGACAGGTGGAGGGATTTGTGAAAACGAGGATGAACTTAATGAAATCGTTGTTAGTGGTTTAAAAAATAGCCCTGTTCACCAATGCCTAATTGAGAAGAGTATAGCTGGCTTTAAGGAAATTGAATATGAAGTGATGAGAGATCATCAAGATCATGCAATCGTCGTTTGTAATATGGAAAACATTGATCCAGTCGGAGTTCATACGGGAGACTCGATTGTGGTCGCTCCAAGTCAAACATTAGCGGATCGTGAATATCAACTGTTAAGGAACGTTTCGCTAAAAATTATTCGCGCGCTCGAGATTGAAGGCGGATGTAATGTTCAGCTCGCTCTTGATCCTCATAGCTTTTCTTATTATGTCATTGAGGTTAATCCTCGTGTAAGCAGATCTTCTGCTTTAGCGTCAAAAGCAACCGGCTATCCGATCGCTAAATTAGCAGCGAAAATAGCGGTAGGATTAACACTAGATGAAATGAAAAATCCGGTAACAGGAATGACCTATGCTTGTTTTGAACCTGCACTGGATTATATCGTGACCAAAATTCCTCGCTTCCCATTTGATAAATTTGAGTCTGCAAATCGCCGTTTAGGGACACAAATGAAAGCTACAGGGGAAGTAATGGCGATCGGCCGTACGTTTGAAGAATCGTTGCTTAAGGCGGTTCGGTCGTTGGAAGACGATTATCACCACATCGAACTAAAAAATGCTCAACAATTTGAGAATGAAATCGTTGAAAAAAGAATCCGAAAAGCGGGCGATGAGCGCTTATTTTATATTGCGGAATCCATGAGAAGAGGATACACAGTAGAAGATATCTATAACTATAGTCAAATTGATCGTTTTTTCTTAGTGAAAATGGAAAAAATTATTCATTTTGAAAAAGTTCTATTGGAAAACAAAAGGAATGTAGAAGTTCTAATAGAGGCAAAAGAACTTGGGTTTTCCGATTATACGATCGGTCAATTGTGGGGAATGGAAGAAAGAGAAGTATATGAGTTCCGTAAAAAAAGCGGAATTATGCCAGTCTATAAAATGGTTGATACGTGTGCTTCAGAATTTGTTTCGACTACTCCATACTTTTACGGCACGTATGAAGAAGAAAACGAATCCATTTCTTCTTCTAAACAAAAAGTAATCGTCCTTGGTTCTGGTCCGATTCGAATCGGTCAAGGAATTGAGTTTGACTATTCTACTGTTCATGCGGTGTGGGCGATACAAGAAGCGGGCTATGAAGCGATAATTATTAACAATAATCCAGAGACAGTCTCAACCGATTTTAGTATTTCTGACAAGCTTTATTTTGAGCCTTTAACCATTGAAGATGTCATGCATGTAGTGGATTTAGAAAAGCCACTTGGGGTTGTAGTTCAATTTGGCGGTCAAACGGCTATTAATCTAGCAAGCGAACTACAAGAACGGGGAGTGACCATTTTAGGCACGAGTTTAGAAGATATGGATCGTGCTGAAGACCGCGATCGATTTGAACATAGTTTAAATGAACTTAGCATTCCTCAACCACTTGGAAAAACGGCGGTTTCTCAAGAGGAAGCGATTGAAATTGCCAATCATATAGGCTATCCCGTCCTAGTGAGACCTTCTTATGTTTTAGGGGGACGCGCGATGGAAATTGTTTATTATGAAGAAGAGCTCATTCATTATATGAACAATGCAGTGAAAATTAACCCGAAGCACCCGGTTTTAATAGATCAATATGTAATAGGAAAAGAAATTGAAGTAGATGCCATTTCTGATGGAGAAACAGTAGTCATTCCAGGAATTATGGAGCATATCGAACGCGCCGGGGTACATTCTGGTGATTCGATCGCCGTTTATCCACCACAAACATTATCAGATAGCATTAAGCAACACTTAATTGATTATACGGAAAGGCTCGCTAGAGGATTAAACATTGTTGGACTATTAAACATTCAATTTGTATTATGTAAAGAGCAATTGTTCGTATTAGAGGTGAATCCAAGGTCGAGTCGAACAGTTCCATTTTTAAGCAAAATTACAAATGTGCCAATGGCGAACGTGGCAGCGAAAGTCATTTTAGGTCAGTCGTTAACAGACCTAGGCTATAAAAATGGCATGGTGAAAGAACGTAAAGGCGTCTTTGTCAAGGTTCCTGTCTTTTCGTTTGCTAAACTTCGCAGAGTCGATATAACGTTAGGTCCTGAAATGAAATCAACAGGAGAAGTAATGGGAAAAGACGTCACATTAGAAAAGGCCTTATACAAAGGTTTAGTCGCATCAGGAATTCAAATTAAACAACATGGATCAGTGTTGTTAACGGTTGCTGATAAAGATAAGGAAGATGCGATTTTAATTGCAAAAAGATTCCATCATATAGGTTATCAGTTACTAGCAACAGAAGGAACAGCCAATTATTTAAAAGCCGCGAATATTCCCGTTCGTGTCGTAAATAAAATTGGTAGTGGTGAGAAAACTTTATTAGATGTAATTCGAAATGGTAAAGCTCAGTTTGTAATAAACACGTTAACAAGAGGAAAGCAGCCAGCACGAGATGGGTTTAAAATTCGCCGTGAATCGGTAGAAAATGGTGTTCCATGTTTAACATCACTTGATACCGCCAAAGCAATTTTACGTGTACTTGAAACGATGTCCTTTACGACGGAAGCGATGACTCAGCTAGAGCGTGTTGAGGTGAGCGATTGA
- a CDS encoding dihydroorotate dehydrogenase, with product MMNIELPGLSLKNPIMPASGCFGFGKEFANLYDLSLLGAIMIKATTLEPRFGNPTPRVAETSSGMLNAIGLQNPGLEVVIETELPRLAQYDVPIIANIAGSTVADYVGISREISKQNNVKALELNISCPNVKTGGIAFGTDAQMAANLTKKVKEVSSVPVYVKLSPNVTNIVDIAMAVEEAGADGLTMINTLLGMRLDIKTAKPIIANKTGGLSGPAIKPVSIRMIYEVSQKVSIPIIGMGGIQTVDDVIEYFYAGASAVAIGTENFVNPFVCPELIESLPKRVKELGFDHINQCVGRNWKDERTSINRCP from the coding sequence ATGATGAATATAGAGTTGCCAGGATTATCGCTGAAAAACCCGATCATGCCTGCTTCTGGTTGTTTCGGTTTTGGTAAAGAGTTTGCAAATTTATATGATTTATCCTTGCTTGGTGCAATCATGATTAAGGCGACGACATTGGAGCCACGCTTTGGTAATCCAACTCCGCGTGTAGCGGAAACCTCATCGGGGATGTTAAATGCGATTGGTTTACAAAACCCAGGACTTGAGGTTGTGATAGAAACAGAGCTTCCTAGGCTCGCTCAGTATGATGTGCCGATCATTGCAAATATTGCTGGATCAACGGTAGCCGATTATGTAGGGATTTCTCGTGAAATTAGTAAGCAAAACAATGTAAAAGCACTCGAGTTAAATATATCTTGTCCTAATGTAAAAACAGGTGGGATTGCATTTGGGACAGATGCGCAAATGGCGGCTAATTTAACAAAGAAAGTGAAGGAAGTTTCGTCTGTACCTGTATACGTAAAGTTATCTCCGAATGTCACTAACATTGTCGATATTGCGATGGCCGTTGAAGAGGCTGGTGCGGATGGATTAACGATGATTAATACGTTGCTTGGAATGAGGTTGGATATAAAAACAGCTAAGCCAATCATCGCCAATAAAACAGGGGGACTTTCTGGACCTGCTATTAAACCAGTTTCTATTCGAATGATTTACGAAGTAAGTCAAAAAGTGTCGATTCCAATCATAGGAATGGGTGGTATCCAAACGGTAGATGATGTTATCGAATATTTTTATGCCGGAGCAAGTGCGGTTGCGATTGGAACAGAAAACTTCGTCAATCCATTCGTTTGCCCAGAATTAATAGAAAGCTTGCCAAAGAGAGTGAAAGAGTTAGGTTTCGATCATATTAACCAATGTGTTGGGAGGAACTGGAAAGATGAACGAACATCCATTAATCGTTGCCCTTGA
- a CDS encoding dihydroorotate dehydrogenase electron transfer subunit, translating into MITKQWMEIDNHRKIADHIWELTLKGTLVEQIERPGQFIHIKVDSSSDLLLRRPISISSFDKQEGWMKLIYRAQGEGTKRLSQKHVGDKVDVLGPLGNGFEIEKVEDHETVMIVGGGIGVPPLYELSRQFKMQNKKVTHVLGFQSRDVSFYQEEFSQLGLTFVTTVDGTEGTKGFVTDVMRKNIKDSDVIFTCGPTPMLHAIEETFSNHKRFISLEERMGCGIGTCLACVCKVNSDSSDTAYKKVCSDGPVFRGGEVIYG; encoded by the coding sequence ATGATCACTAAACAATGGATGGAAATTGATAATCACAGAAAAATAGCTGATCACATTTGGGAGCTTACCTTAAAAGGAACGTTGGTAGAGCAAATCGAGCGACCTGGTCAATTTATTCATATCAAGGTCGATTCGAGCTCAGATCTATTATTAAGGAGACCGATTAGCATTTCCAGCTTTGATAAACAAGAAGGTTGGATGAAACTGATTTATCGTGCTCAGGGAGAGGGAACGAAAAGGTTAAGTCAAAAACACGTCGGAGATAAAGTCGATGTTTTAGGACCTTTAGGAAATGGATTTGAGATTGAGAAGGTAGAGGACCATGAAACGGTGATGATTGTAGGTGGAGGAATTGGCGTCCCTCCCCTTTACGAACTTTCTAGACAGTTTAAAATGCAAAACAAAAAGGTCACTCATGTATTAGGGTTTCAATCTCGAGACGTATCTTTTTATCAAGAGGAGTTTTCTCAGTTAGGTTTAACATTTGTAACGACTGTTGATGGAACGGAAGGGACAAAAGGATTTGTAACCGACGTTATGAGAAAGAACATCAAGGATTCAGATGTTATTTTCACATGTGGTCCAACGCCAATGCTTCATGCCATTGAAGAAACCTTTTCTAATCATAAACGGTTTATTTCACTCGAAGAAAGAATGGGCTGCGGCATTGGAACCTGTTTAGCGTGTGTATGTAAAGTGAATAGTGATTCAAGTGATACAGCTTATAAAAAAGTTTGTTCAGATGGTCCTGTTTTCCGTGGAGGAGAGGTGATTTACGGATGA
- the cysC gene encoding adenylyl-sulfate kinase: MTLSKEITWHQALVTKQERREKLGHHSFVIWFTGLSGSGKSTLANEISRSLFDEGILNYVLDGDNIRHGLNKDLHFSEEDRKENIRRIGETSKLLVDAGVAVITAFISPYEEDRKLVRSLLEMNEFIEVFVDCSLSECENRDPKGLYEKARNGKIKDFTGVDAPYEKPLNPEIKVDTERESINQSVKKILKYLKNKNMI; this comes from the coding sequence ATGACATTGTCTAAAGAAATAACTTGGCATCAAGCATTAGTAACAAAACAAGAACGGAGAGAGAAGCTAGGTCACCATAGCTTTGTAATATGGTTTACAGGGTTATCTGGTTCTGGTAAATCTACTTTAGCAAATGAAATTTCAAGGAGTCTGTTTGATGAGGGGATTTTGAACTACGTCCTAGATGGTGACAATATTAGACATGGACTCAATAAAGATTTACATTTTTCCGAAGAAGATCGTAAAGAAAATATTCGTCGTATTGGTGAGACTAGTAAGTTGCTAGTAGACGCAGGAGTAGCAGTTATAACTGCTTTTATTTCTCCTTATGAAGAAGATCGAAAATTAGTTCGAAGCTTGTTAGAAATGAATGAATTCATTGAAGTCTTTGTTGATTGTTCTTTATCGGAATGTGAAAATCGGGATCCTAAAGGATTGTACGAAAAAGCTAGGAATGGAAAAATTAAAGACTTTACGGGGGTTGACGCTCCGTATGAGAAACCGTTAAACCCGGAAATTAAAGTAGACACAGAGAGAGAGAGTATTAATCAATCAGTTAAAAAAATACTAAAATATTTGAAAAATAAAAATATGATTTAA
- the pyrF gene encoding orotidine-5'-phosphate decarboxylase has protein sequence MNEHPLIVALDFPSIQHTQSFLQRFDHEKIYVKVGMELYYKEGPAILYHLKETGHKIFLDLKLHDIPHTVKYAMKQIASLGVDMVNVHATGGKEMMMAAKEGLEIGSGKENTPKCIAVTQLTSIDEEMIHKELLIEKSLEESVKHFSQLAYESSLDGVVCSPHEVPLIKYEDFITVTPGIRLSTDQKNDQKRVTTPEEAKKLGSTAIVVGRSITRSDDPYTAYLEIKKQWEEA, from the coding sequence ATGAACGAACATCCATTAATCGTTGCCCTTGATTTTCCAAGCATACAACATACGCAATCTTTTTTACAAAGGTTTGATCATGAAAAGATTTATGTAAAAGTAGGGATGGAATTATACTATAAGGAAGGACCAGCCATTCTATATCACCTTAAAGAAACAGGACACAAAATCTTTTTAGATTTAAAATTACACGATATACCTCATACCGTGAAATATGCCATGAAACAAATTGCTTCTTTAGGTGTCGATATGGTCAATGTTCATGCAACAGGTGGAAAAGAAATGATGATGGCAGCAAAAGAAGGATTAGAAATCGGTTCTGGAAAAGAAAATACGCCGAAATGTATTGCTGTTACACAACTAACGAGCATCGATGAAGAAATGATTCATAAAGAACTCCTAATTGAAAAATCTCTAGAAGAATCAGTTAAACATTTTTCTCAATTAGCGTATGAAAGTAGCTTGGATGGAGTCGTATGTTCCCCTCATGAGGTACCTCTTATTAAATATGAGGATTTCATAACGGTAACTCCAGGGATACGTTTATCAACAGATCAAAAAAATGATCAAAAACGAGTGACAACTCCTGAAGAGGCTAAAAAACTTGGTTCAACGGCGATTGTCGTGGGAAGAAGTATCACTCGTTCAGATGATCCTTATACAGCCTATTTAGAGATTAAGAAACAATGGGAGGAAGCGTAA
- a CDS encoding phosphoadenylyl-sulfate reductase: protein MLTYEDEIGELTFDKKDETKGALQVLNWAFETYDKDAIVYACSFGIEGIVLIDLLTKVESSATVVFLNTHLHFQETYDVINSVKEKYPYLVIKLIEPELSVEEQANQYGEKLWERNPSLCCHLRKVDPLRKTLQNKYAWISGLRKEQSLTREHIQFINQDHQFKKIKICPIAHWTWKEIWRYAHNNHLPYNKLHDQGYPSIGCFPCTSPTCQEEDLRSGRWKGKDKLECGLHENVRRS, encoded by the coding sequence ATGTTAACGTACGAAGATGAAATTGGGGAACTTACCTTCGATAAAAAAGATGAGACAAAAGGAGCCTTGCAAGTATTAAATTGGGCTTTTGAGACTTATGATAAGGATGCAATTGTTTATGCCTGTAGTTTTGGCATAGAGGGAATTGTTTTAATCGATCTACTAACGAAAGTTGAATCTTCTGCTACGGTTGTCTTCTTAAATACACACCTTCACTTTCAAGAAACCTACGATGTTATTAACTCTGTAAAAGAAAAATACCCTTACTTAGTTATAAAACTAATCGAACCTGAGCTATCTGTTGAGGAACAAGCAAATCAATATGGAGAAAAACTTTGGGAAAGAAACCCTTCCTTATGTTGCCACCTTCGTAAAGTAGATCCATTAAGAAAAACGTTACAAAATAAATATGCATGGATTTCAGGTCTTCGAAAGGAACAATCTTTAACGAGAGAGCATATACAGTTTATAAACCAAGATCATCAATTTAAAAAAATTAAAATTTGTCCTATTGCACATTGGACCTGGAAAGAAATATGGCGCTATGCTCATAACAATCATTTACCATACAATAAATTACATGATCAAGGTTATCCAAGTATTGGTTGTTTCCCTTGTACGTCTCCAACCTGTCAAGAAGAAGATTTACGATCAGGAAGGTGGAAAGGAAAAGACAAACTTGAATGCGGACTACATGAGAACGTAAGAAGGTCATAA
- a CDS encoding inorganic phosphate transporter, whose amino-acid sequence MLFYSEKKVLETNGKRIVEFSKLQGLLVSLTGGSLVLICSLFGVPIPMTQITTSSLIGLGASKEGSDVFKKKIVRQVFRVWLLSPFFSFVLSFIIFQAWINSYHLLWVILLLPLIWILWKRALKILKR is encoded by the coding sequence GTGTTATTTTACTCGGAAAAAAAAGTTCTTGAAACGAATGGAAAAAGGATTGTAGAATTTTCAAAATTACAGGGATTACTCGTTTCTTTAACAGGTGGTTCTCTTGTACTCATATGTTCCCTCTTTGGTGTTCCCATCCCAATGACACAAATAACCACTTCCTCTTTAATTGGGCTTGGAGCATCTAAGGAAGGAAGCGACGTTTTTAAGAAAAAAATCGTTCGCCAAGTTTTTCGAGTATGGCTACTTTCTCCATTTTTTTCTTTCGTATTATCTTTCATTATTTTTCAAGCATGGATAAACTCTTATCACTTACTATGGGTAATCCTCCTATTACCGCTCATATGGATTTTATGGAAAAGGGCATTAAAAATTCTTAAAAGGTGA
- the pyrE gene encoding orotate phosphoribosyltransferase, with amino-acid sequence MEVAKRLLEIEAVALQPNDPFTWSSGIKSPIYCDNRLTLSYPEVRSFIADKLSMMVKEKFPEAEMIAGTATAGIPHAAFVSERLTLPMCYVRGSAKSHGKGKQIEGKILKGQKVVVIEDLISTGGSSLNAVQTLQKEGTDVLGVIAIFSYNLEKANQAFAEANIPYYSLSNFDSLLKVAQKQETIAEKDVDRLMLWKQDPTNEHIWL; translated from the coding sequence ATGGAAGTAGCGAAACGATTATTAGAGATTGAAGCTGTTGCTCTACAGCCAAACGACCCATTCACTTGGTCTAGTGGAATCAAATCACCGATCTATTGCGATAATCGCTTAACCTTGTCTTACCCTGAAGTTCGATCATTTATTGCCGACAAGCTTTCAATGATGGTAAAAGAAAAGTTTCCTGAAGCTGAGATGATTGCAGGGACGGCGACTGCAGGAATTCCACACGCCGCTTTCGTAAGTGAAAGACTTACTTTACCAATGTGTTACGTAAGAGGGAGTGCTAAAAGCCACGGAAAAGGAAAACAAATTGAAGGGAAAATCCTAAAAGGACAAAAAGTAGTCGTAATTGAAGACTTAATTTCAACAGGGGGAAGCTCTTTAAATGCGGTCCAAACCTTGCAAAAAGAAGGAACAGACGTCCTAGGAGTAATCGCGATTTTTAGCTACAACTTAGAAAAAGCAAATCAAGCATTTGCGGAGGCGAACATTCCTTATTATTCGTTAAGCAATTTTGATTCTTTACTTAAGGTAGCCCAGAAGCAAGAAACGATTGCAGAAAAAGATGTGGACAGGTTAATGCTTTGGAAGCAAGACCCAACAAACGAACATATCTGGTTATAG